From one Bifidobacterium sp. WK012_4_13 genomic stretch:
- a CDS encoding DUF3027 domain-containing protein — MTEDREKFSEIDPEELARNTALQEASQEGEVGEFVTSRDAGDGVTDYRFKANIPGYESWQWSVTLYHDVEAHRWTVDESSLIPAEGALLPPKWVPWKERLLPEDLSVTDVMGTEDGDSRLEDGFRRVEHLDSEHADSKHVPDEDGAGEQHEKTDAQSEAGGGERPTPAEADAEHAENEEEQPVTEGSTRDDSPSGVTQQADSEEDLRDAVEELHLARRTVLSPLGRSEAAKRWYAGQGGPKSLSTKTAEGHTCDECGFYIPLSGELGTMFGVCANRWSPDDGRVVSLDHGCGEHSDITPPEMNRLWVQSEPAFDDLHIDIVKQGPRDERPEIEMIERLQSEDGSDQHGSDQDESEE; from the coding sequence ATGACTGAGGATCGAGAGAAGTTTTCGGAGATTGATCCCGAAGAGTTGGCGCGCAACACCGCACTTCAGGAGGCATCGCAAGAGGGCGAGGTCGGAGAGTTCGTCACCTCGAGGGATGCCGGCGATGGCGTGACCGACTATCGTTTCAAGGCCAACATACCCGGCTATGAGAGCTGGCAGTGGTCGGTCACGCTGTATCACGATGTCGAGGCGCATCGCTGGACCGTTGACGAGTCGTCGCTGATTCCTGCCGAGGGAGCGTTGCTGCCACCGAAATGGGTCCCATGGAAGGAGAGGCTTCTTCCGGAGGATCTTTCCGTGACTGACGTCATGGGAACGGAGGATGGCGACTCACGGCTCGAGGATGGTTTCCGGAGAGTCGAGCATCTTGATTCCGAGCATGCCGATTCCAAGCATGTCCCAGATGAGGATGGTGCCGGTGAACAGCATGAGAAGACCGATGCTCAGAGCGAAGCGGGCGGCGGTGAGAGGCCCACTCCAGCCGAGGCGGATGCCGAGCATGCCGAGAACGAGGAAGAACAGCCAGTAACCGAGGGTTCCACTCGAGATGATTCGCCGAGTGGGGTGACACAGCAGGCGGATTCGGAGGAAGATCTTCGCGATGCCGTCGAAGAGCTTCATCTTGCACGTCGTACAGTGCTCAGTCCTCTGGGGCGCTCTGAGGCTGCGAAACGCTGGTATGCGGGCCAGGGCGGTCCGAAATCACTGTCGACGAAGACCGCTGAAGGGCACACTTGTGATGAATGCGGCTTCTACATCCCACTGAGCGGTGAACTGGGAACCATGTTTGGCGTTTGCGCGAATCGTTGGAGTCCCGACGATGGTCGTGTCGTGTCGCTTGACCATGGCTGTGGAGAGCATTCCGACATAACCCCACCGGAGATGAACCGTCTGTGGGTCCAGTCAGAGCCTGCCTTCGACGATCTGCACATTGACATCGTGAAGCAGGGACCAAGGGATGAACGACCGGAGATCGAAATGATCGAAAGGCTGCAGTCGGAGGACGGTTCAGATCAGCATGGCTCAGATCAGGACGAATCTGAGGAATAA
- a CDS encoding universal stress protein yields MAQEQVSDQDSFASDQAGDIVVGLDGSHESFVALRWALAEASASGQNVNAVFGWTPSWNAGAEPKTDEQWDRLRQTLTDTLNDWVDDAIPDFNMNPERLTLTSVQASGPAALLEIGVNAQQIVIGRRNIGPLTRWFLGSTSAPLIEDAKVPVTLVHIPPHDSASVSASIADALSDAREDPRKSASSKPGRLLDNRDGARPDGHFDDGAMKENDASADRDGTATVEEEDEIQNRAPLVVGVDGSENSLKALKFAVHEADVHGLDLHVVMCWQIKDLGTIEGYENAVAPIGVGQRRAEDMLRAILSKVDVPDGVTVRTHAFHTTAVKGMSDAAKYAGWMVVGSRGLTGMNARFLGSVSRQLLNLSECTVTIVH; encoded by the coding sequence ATGGCTCAGGAACAGGTATCGGACCAAGATTCTTTTGCATCAGACCAGGCGGGAGACATCGTTGTCGGACTCGATGGATCCCATGAATCTTTTGTGGCACTGCGGTGGGCATTGGCCGAGGCGAGTGCCTCAGGTCAGAACGTCAACGCCGTATTTGGATGGACCCCATCGTGGAATGCCGGTGCGGAGCCAAAGACCGACGAGCAATGGGACAGACTCCGTCAGACGCTAACCGACACCCTGAACGACTGGGTCGATGACGCCATACCGGATTTCAACATGAATCCCGAAAGACTGACGCTCACATCAGTGCAGGCGTCCGGTCCGGCCGCGCTGCTTGAAATAGGCGTGAATGCGCAGCAGATCGTCATAGGAAGGCGCAACATAGGTCCCTTGACGCGATGGTTCCTGGGTTCGACATCCGCTCCATTGATCGAAGATGCAAAGGTGCCGGTGACACTGGTCCACATTCCACCGCATGACTCGGCTTCGGTGAGTGCAAGCATCGCAGATGCCTTGAGCGACGCACGCGAAGATCCGCGTAAGTCCGCATCATCCAAGCCTGGACGCCTTCTCGATAACCGTGACGGCGCTCGACCCGATGGCCACTTCGATGACGGTGCGATGAAGGAGAACGATGCCAGCGCTGACCGCGATGGGACAGCAACGGTGGAGGAGGAAGACGAGATACAGAACAGGGCTCCACTTGTCGTAGGCGTGGATGGTTCTGAAAACTCTCTGAAGGCCTTGAAGTTTGCCGTGCATGAAGCCGACGTGCATGGCCTTGACCTTCATGTGGTGATGTGCTGGCAGATCAAGGATCTCGGAACGATCGAAGGATACGAGAATGCCGTCGCGCCGATAGGCGTCGGTCAGCGAAGGGCGGAGGACATGTTGCGTGCGATCCTCTCAAAGGTCGATGTTCCCGATGGCGTGACCGTGCGCACGCACGCTTTCCATACCACGGCAGTCAAGGGCATGAGCGATGCTGCGAAATACGCTGGCTGGATGGTCGTCGGATCGCGAGGGTTGACGGGGATGAACGCACGCTTCCTAGGCTCGGTGAGCAGGCAGCTTCTCAATCTTTCGGAATGCACCGTAACCATAGTCCATTGA
- a CDS encoding ATP-dependent Clp protease ATP-binding subunit, giving the protein MFERFTDRARRVIVLAQEEARALQHNYIGTEHLLLGLIREGEGVAAKALAAKGVELEATRKQVEEMIGKGNAAPNGHIPFTPHARQVLEMSLREALQLGHSYIGTEHILLGLIHEGEGVGTQVLIKMGVDLGDLRTSTIDMIRGSHDSKETPKGDLANAGGVQGKQGQTGSAILDQFGRNLTQEAVDGKLDPVIGRSKEIERVMVVLSRRTKNNPVLIGEPGVGKTAVVEGLAQKIKDGDVPETLKDKQIYSLDLGSMVAGSRYRGDFEERLKKVLKEIKTRGDIVLFIDEIHTIVGAGSADGALGASDMLKPLLARGELQTIGATTTDEYRKYIEKDAALERRFQPIQVPEPTIAETIEILKGLRDRYENHHHVTITDGALQSAAELSSRYIQDRNLPDKAIDLIDEAGARLRIKRLTAPPELRQLDEKVAKLNQEKDQAIKDQDFEKAADLRDKQEKVEAERKEKEQAWREGESDVRMVVDEDVIAEVISSSTGIPVFKLTQAESKKLLNMEKELHKRIIGQDEAVSALSRSIRRTRVGLKDPRRPAGSFIFAGPTGVGKTELAKTLAQFLFDDEDALIRVDMSEFSEKYAASRLFGAPPGYVGYEEGGELTEKVRRKPFSVVLFDEIEKAHPDIFNTLLQVLDDGHLTDGQGRKVDFKNTIIILTTNLGTRDIAKAANTGFNLGGGSDTTYQRMKDQVSGELKQQFRPEFLNRLDDIIVFRQLNEQQVREIVDLDIHQLNDRLFERHMSLELTDAAKDLLAQKGFDPLLGARPLRRVIQRDIEDAISEKILMGQLGDNENVHVDASGEGILGEFTFKGEPFTPDGDDSKPELVGASASPTDSGSDADASSSDVENSND; this is encoded by the coding sequence ATGTTCGAACGGTTTACCGACCGTGCGCGGCGCGTTATAGTGCTGGCGCAGGAAGAGGCTCGAGCCCTTCAACACAATTACATCGGTACGGAACACCTATTGCTTGGGTTGATTCGTGAAGGTGAAGGGGTTGCGGCCAAGGCGCTCGCAGCGAAGGGTGTCGAACTTGAAGCTACCCGCAAGCAAGTCGAAGAGATGATCGGCAAGGGGAATGCCGCGCCAAATGGCCACATTCCCTTCACCCCTCACGCACGGCAGGTCTTGGAGATGAGTCTGCGAGAAGCTCTGCAGCTCGGGCACAGCTATATCGGCACGGAGCACATTCTCCTTGGCCTCATTCATGAGGGCGAAGGAGTGGGCACACAGGTGCTGATCAAGATGGGCGTTGACCTCGGGGATCTTCGTACAAGCACCATCGATATGATTCGTGGCAGCCACGACTCCAAGGAAACACCCAAGGGCGATCTGGCCAATGCCGGTGGCGTCCAGGGCAAGCAGGGTCAGACCGGTTCTGCCATACTCGATCAATTCGGCAGAAACCTCACACAGGAGGCTGTCGATGGCAAGCTTGATCCGGTTATCGGACGCAGCAAGGAGATCGAGCGCGTCATGGTCGTGCTTTCGCGGCGCACCAAGAACAATCCAGTGCTGATCGGCGAACCTGGTGTCGGCAAGACGGCTGTGGTCGAAGGTCTGGCTCAGAAAATCAAGGACGGAGACGTTCCTGAGACGCTGAAGGACAAGCAGATCTATTCACTGGACCTTGGTTCGATGGTTGCGGGATCTCGCTATCGTGGCGATTTTGAGGAACGCTTGAAGAAGGTCTTGAAGGAAATCAAGACGCGCGGCGACATCGTGCTCTTCATCGACGAGATTCACACCATCGTCGGAGCAGGTTCCGCGGATGGTGCCTTGGGCGCCTCCGACATGCTGAAGCCGTTGCTGGCACGTGGCGAGCTGCAGACCATCGGTGCCACCACAACCGACGAATACCGCAAATACATCGAGAAGGATGCCGCTCTTGAGCGTCGTTTCCAGCCGATTCAGGTTCCGGAACCGACAATCGCGGAGACCATCGAAATATTGAAGGGACTTCGTGACCGCTACGAGAACCATCACCATGTCACGATTACGGATGGTGCCCTGCAGTCTGCCGCCGAACTTTCCTCGAGATACATTCAGGATCGCAATCTTCCTGACAAGGCCATCGACCTGATCGACGAGGCCGGGGCGCGTCTGCGCATCAAGCGCCTGACCGCGCCGCCTGAGCTTCGTCAGCTTGACGAGAAGGTCGCCAAGCTCAATCAGGAGAAGGACCAGGCCATCAAAGACCAGGACTTCGAGAAGGCGGCCGACCTGCGCGACAAGCAGGAGAAGGTCGAGGCCGAGCGCAAGGAGAAGGAACAGGCCTGGCGCGAAGGCGAATCCGATGTCCGCATGGTCGTCGACGAGGATGTCATCGCCGAGGTCATCTCGTCGAGCACTGGCATTCCTGTCTTCAAGCTCACGCAGGCGGAATCCAAGAAGCTGCTCAACATGGAGAAGGAGCTGCATAAGCGCATCATCGGTCAGGACGAGGCCGTCTCGGCATTGTCCCGCTCGATTCGACGCACGCGTGTTGGTCTGAAGGATCCGCGCCGTCCTGCGGGATCGTTCATCTTTGCCGGCCCGACCGGCGTTGGAAAGACAGAGCTCGCCAAGACACTGGCGCAGTTCCTCTTTGATGACGAGGACGCCCTGATTCGCGTCGATATGTCGGAGTTCTCCGAGAAGTATGCGGCTTCGCGTCTCTTCGGTGCTCCTCCGGGGTATGTCGGTTATGAGGAGGGTGGCGAACTCACCGAAAAGGTGCGTCGCAAGCCATTCTCGGTCGTGCTCTTCGACGAGATCGAAAAGGCTCACCCCGACATCTTCAACACGCTTCTTCAGGTGCTTGACGACGGTCATCTGACCGATGGTCAGGGTCGCAAGGTCGATTTCAAGAATACGATCATCATTCTGACTACCAACCTGGGAACTCGCGACATCGCCAAGGCGGCCAACACCGGATTCAATCTCGGTGGCGGTTCCGATACGACCTATCAGCGCATGAAGGATCAGGTCTCCGGCGAACTCAAGCAGCAGTTCCGTCCTGAGTTCCTGAACCGTCTCGACGACATCATCGTGTTCCGCCAGCTTAACGAGCAGCAGGTGCGCGAGATCGTCGACCTCGATATCCATCAGCTCAACGATCGTCTTTTCGAACGTCATATGTCGCTTGAACTTACCGATGCGGCAAAGGATCTGCTCGCGCAGAAGGGCTTCGACCCACTGCTCGGAGCTCGTCCGCTGCGCAGGGTGATTCAGCGCGACATCGAGGATGCCATATCCGAGAAGATTCTCATGGGCCAGCTCGGGGACAATGAGAACGTCCATGTCGATGCTTCTGGCGAGGGCATTCTCGGTGAGTTCACATTCAAGGGAGAGCCGTTCACTCCCGACGGGGATGACAGCAAGCCAGAGCTAGTCGGTGCGAGTGCGTCACCAACGGATAGTGGATCAGATGCAGATGCTTCGTCATCCGATGTGGAAAACTCGAATGATTAA